Proteins encoded together in one Streptomyces sp. B1I3 window:
- a CDS encoding MBL fold metallo-hydrolase, translating to MTGAAPHPSLRTRLRALRPDAFGADPDGARMERIRRSPNFADGVFQNPEGARTRPSGSMLEFAQVYFRREERARRSPTGTVPVHATTLADLAKPPTTGLRLTWMGHSTVLAEIDGSRVLFDPVWGDRCSPFAFAGPKRLHPVPLPSAALGSVDVVVISHDHYDHLDLPTIKALTSTDTVFAVPLGVGAHLEAWGVPHDRVHELDWNETAHVAGLSLTATPARHFCGRGLRNQQHTLWASWAVAGPEHRVYHSGDTGYFSGFQKIGAEHGPFDATMIQVGAYSEYWPDIHMTPAEGVRAHLDLQGGRPSGALLPIHWGTFNLAPHPWAEPGEWMMDAAEEAGQAVAFPRPGEPFEPAGELPADPWWRAVSAPVARPWRRPKVTDAAPVHREEVDLAGER from the coding sequence GTGACCGGCGCCGCACCTCATCCTTCGCTCCGCACCAGACTCCGCGCGCTGCGCCCCGACGCCTTCGGCGCGGACCCGGACGGCGCGCGGATGGAGCGCATACGCCGCTCACCCAACTTCGCCGACGGGGTGTTCCAGAACCCGGAGGGTGCCCGCACCAGGCCCTCCGGCTCCATGCTCGAATTCGCCCAGGTCTACTTCCGCCGGGAGGAGCGGGCCCGCAGGTCCCCGACCGGCACGGTGCCCGTCCACGCCACCACACTCGCCGACCTCGCGAAGCCGCCCACCACCGGCCTGCGGCTGACCTGGATGGGCCACTCGACGGTGCTCGCCGAGATCGACGGCAGCCGGGTCCTGTTCGATCCGGTCTGGGGCGACCGCTGCTCGCCGTTCGCCTTCGCCGGCCCGAAGAGGCTGCACCCCGTGCCGCTGCCGTCGGCCGCTCTGGGGTCCGTCGACGTCGTCGTGATCTCCCACGACCACTACGACCACCTCGATCTGCCCACGATCAAGGCCCTGACCAGCACGGACACGGTCTTCGCGGTACCGCTCGGGGTCGGTGCCCATCTGGAGGCGTGGGGGGTTCCTCACGACCGCGTCCACGAGCTCGACTGGAACGAGACCGCGCACGTCGCGGGCCTCAGCCTGACCGCCACCCCTGCGCGCCACTTCTGCGGCCGGGGACTGCGCAACCAGCAGCACACGCTCTGGGCGTCGTGGGCCGTGGCCGGCCCGGAGCACCGCGTCTACCACAGCGGGGACACAGGCTACTTCTCCGGTTTCCAGAAGATCGGAGCGGAGCACGGCCCGTTCGACGCGACGATGATCCAGGTCGGTGCCTACTCGGAGTACTGGCCCGACATCCACATGACGCCCGCGGAGGGTGTGCGAGCACATCTCGACCTCCAGGGCGGTCGGCCGTCCGGTGCTCTGCTGCCGATCCACTGGGGCACCTTCAACCTCGCTCCGCACCCGTGGGCCGAGCCCGGTGAGTGGATGATGGACGCCGCCGAGGAGGCGGGGCAGGCGGTGGCGTTTCCCCGGCCGGGTGAGCCCTTCGAACCGGCAGGGGAGCTCCCCGCGGACCCTTGGTGGCGTGCGGTGTCGGCGCCCGTGGCACGTCCGTGGCGTCGTCCGAAGGTGACGGATGCGGCACCGGTGCACCGCGAAGAAGTCGACCTTGCGGGCGAGCGCTGA
- a CDS encoding PPOX class F420-dependent oxidoreductase, translated as MTDIESGDEALLGLLGAYDGGVLVTLKRDGRPQLSNVNHAYYPDERAIRVSVTEGRAKTRNLRRDPRAGYHVTSDDRWAWTVVDARAELTPPAADPHDATVEQLVALYRDVRGEHPDWDEYRRVMVEDRRVVLTLHIEHVYGQARA; from the coding sequence ATGACGGACATCGAATCCGGGGACGAAGCACTGCTGGGACTCCTCGGCGCGTACGACGGCGGAGTACTGGTCACCCTCAAGCGGGACGGCAGGCCCCAGCTGTCCAACGTGAACCACGCCTACTACCCCGACGAAAGGGCGATCCGCGTGTCCGTCACGGAGGGCCGGGCCAAGACCCGCAACCTCCGCCGTGACCCACGCGCCGGTTACCACGTCACCAGCGACGACCGATGGGCCTGGACGGTCGTCGACGCCAGGGCCGAGCTGACTCCCCCCGCCGCCGACCCTCACGACGCGACGGTGGAACAACTGGTTGCCCTCTACCGGGACGTACGGGGCGAGCACCCGGACTGGGACGAATACCGACGGGTGATGGTCGAGGACCGCAGAGTGGTCCTGACCCTGCACATCGAGCACGTGTACGGCCAGGCCCGCGCATGA
- a CDS encoding TetR/AcrR family transcriptional regulator: MARVRLSVAERREELLRAAVEQIEVRGVAAVRIADVASVLGVSNALVLYHFSSKEKLVAAAFSYAAEADLAHLRKLLTRRTTAVRRLRAAVRWYAPSGQAKGWRLWIEGWAASLRDPALREVAGDLDQQWKAELAEVIEEGAAAGEFHCDDPVSVAWRLTALLDGLAVQMTSYGGTLSQATMVRWTEEALARELGLEHSVTTG; encoded by the coding sequence GTGGCGAGAGTGCGGCTGAGTGTGGCGGAGCGACGTGAGGAGCTCCTGCGCGCTGCCGTCGAGCAGATCGAGGTGCGGGGTGTGGCCGCGGTACGGATCGCCGATGTGGCTTCCGTCCTCGGGGTGAGCAACGCGCTGGTGCTCTACCACTTCTCGTCCAAGGAGAAGCTCGTGGCGGCCGCCTTCTCGTACGCGGCGGAGGCCGACCTGGCCCACCTGCGCAAGCTGCTGACGCGCCGCACCACGGCGGTCCGGCGACTCAGGGCCGCCGTGCGCTGGTACGCCCCCAGCGGCCAGGCCAAGGGCTGGCGACTCTGGATCGAGGGCTGGGCGGCCTCCCTGCGCGACCCGGCGCTGCGCGAGGTGGCCGGTGACCTCGACCAGCAGTGGAAGGCGGAGCTGGCCGAGGTCATCGAGGAGGGTGCCGCGGCGGGTGAGTTCCACTGCGACGACCCCGTGTCCGTGGCCTGGCGGCTCACCGCCCTCCTGGACGGCCTGGCCGTCCAGATGACGTCGTACGGCGGGACCCTCTCCCAGGCCACGATGGTGCGGTGGACCGAGGAGGCGCTCGCCCGGGAACTCGGCCTGGAGCACTCGGTCACCACGGGCTGA
- a CDS encoding DUF6745 domain-containing protein produces the protein MQYVDRWRAVAAATGEGDRGAAEDGVRLAYRIAGLAEPERIVWADSPRSAVEAVEKLTDAGRSVREDVRTRPWAEERRRVYDELGPAGWSALWSATGARLWETTAGLADRIRTGVVAELATVPEDESDVRMVLLDAVLGQHDAAWLAAFDGRGERLTGLAEVARNAGWWWPYERAVVISERPVALHRDEAGRLDRGDGPALSYRDGFALHAWRGMPVPPEFLDGLPDLTPEGIRAEENAELRRVMLEYYGYDRYLAESGAEPVHRDETGVLWRIALEGDEDVVMVEVVNSTPEPDGTHRTYWLRVPPRIRTAKEGVAWTFGLDGAAYAPLRQT, from the coding sequence ATGCAGTACGTGGACAGATGGCGGGCCGTGGCGGCGGCGACGGGCGAGGGCGACCGGGGCGCCGCCGAGGACGGGGTGCGGCTCGCCTACCGCATCGCCGGGCTCGCCGAACCGGAGCGCATCGTCTGGGCGGACTCGCCCAGGTCGGCGGTCGAGGCGGTGGAGAAGCTGACCGACGCCGGGCGTTCGGTGCGCGAGGACGTGCGCACCCGTCCTTGGGCGGAGGAACGCCGCCGCGTGTACGACGAGTTGGGCCCGGCCGGTTGGTCCGCGCTGTGGTCGGCCACCGGCGCCCGGCTCTGGGAGACCACAGCCGGACTGGCCGACCGGATACGGACGGGCGTCGTCGCGGAACTCGCCACAGTGCCGGAGGACGAGTCCGACGTGCGGATGGTGCTGCTCGACGCGGTCCTCGGCCAGCACGACGCGGCCTGGCTCGCCGCCTTCGACGGCCGGGGCGAGCGGCTGACGGGGCTGGCCGAGGTCGCCAGGAACGCCGGATGGTGGTGGCCCTACGAGCGCGCCGTGGTGATCAGCGAACGGCCCGTCGCCCTCCACCGCGACGAGGCGGGCCGGCTCGACCGGGGCGACGGCCCGGCCCTGTCCTACCGCGACGGCTTCGCGCTGCACGCCTGGCGGGGAATGCCCGTCCCGCCCGAGTTCCTCGACGGGCTGCCGGACCTGACCCCCGAGGGAATACGCGCCGAGGAGAACGCGGAGCTGCGCCGCGTGATGCTGGAGTACTACGGCTACGACCGCTACCTGGCCGAATCGGGCGCGGAGCCCGTGCACCGCGACGAGACCGGTGTCCTGTGGCGGATCGCGTTGGAGGGCGACGAGGACGTGGTGATGGTGGAAGTCGTCAACTCGACCCCCGAGCCGGACGGGACCCACCGCACCTACTGGCTGCGCGTCCCACCCAGGATCCGGACAGCGAAGGAGGGCGTCGCCTGGACCTTCGGACTCGACGGCGCCGCCTACGCCCCGCTGCGCCAGACCTGA